The Agrobacterium vitis region GTCCGGGCGCCACAATGCATTTCACGCCGAAAGCCGCATAGGCCTCGGTATAGCACATCGGGCAGTTGATGCCGTAGCGCGATACAGCCGACGTACCATCCATATCGATATGGACGCCGGTTTCATCGACCGTGACAGAGGCATGAAGATCGATTGGAGCTTCGTAGCCGTCGAGGCGCATCTGGTTGCGCCACTTACCTTTCGGAAGCTTTGCGATCGCGTCCATCATCGCCTGCTTGCTGCGTTGCAGGATTTGCGTTCCAACCTCTTCAAGGTCGTCGAGACGATATTCGTCCATGATCTTCTGCAGACGGCGCCCGCCGATATCATTGCAAGACACCAGGGCGAAGATATCGCCCTCCACCTGTACCGGCTCCTTGACGTTGGCACGCACGATCTTCAGAAGGTGCTCGTTCATCTGGCCCTGGTCGACGATCTTCATGATCGGGATGAACAGGCCTTCGCCATAGACATCGCGGGATTCGGGCGAAGGTCCGTTGCCGCCGATATCGACCACATGTGTGGTGCAGGCAAACAGAGCCACCGCGCGGCCATCGCGAAAAATCGGCGTGACTACTGACAGATCACTCAGGTGCCCGGTCGCCTTCCAGGGATCGTTGGTGATGTAGGTATCACCCTCCTGCATGACCTCGATTGGATACTCAGCAAGAAAATGCTTGACCGAACGGGCCATGGAATTGATGTGGCCCGGCGTTCCGGTCACGGCCTGCGCGAGCATTTCGCCGCCCACGTTGAACACGCCGGCAGAAACGTCGCCGGCTTCGCGCGTCGATGTGCTGAACCCGGCGCGGATGAGACTGCGCGCCTGTTCTTCCACTGCGGAAATAAGGCGGCTCCAGATGACCTGAAGCTGGATGTTCTTGGTTGCGTCAATCATTCCGTTGCACTCCCAGTCTTCATGACGATATTTCCGTAAGCGTCGATGGATGCGACGAAACCGTGCGGAACCATTGTATTGGTTTCAGCTTCGGCGATGATGACCGGTCCCGAAACGGACACTCCGATCGGCAGGTCGCCGCGTAGATAGATGCCTGCTTCCAGATCCTGCATAGATGCCAGATCCACCAACGTTTGCTGCCGTTTGGGGCAAGGTGCCCTGCTGGCAATTTCCGAGATGGGTGGCACCTCAATCGACGGGGCGGATTCGACGGCAAGCGTCAGCGTCCACGTCAGGCACTCGATTTCCATCTTTGGGATTACCCTCCCGAAATGCTTGCGATACTCGGCTTCGAAAAGCTCCCGGACAATCGCCACCGTTTCGCTTTCGAACACATCGCCCGGCAGGTAGACCTGCACTTCATGGCCTTGACCGCGATACCGCATATAGACCGAAAGGCGCTCGTCCAGCTTCTCGCCGGCATCCGTGCCGAGACGGACGAAGCCTGCTGCTTCCCTGCGCATTTCATCAAGCAAACCGCCGACCAGCACCGCATCGAAGTTCTTCAGCGGCACCAGACGGGTCCGGACTGCCTCGTAGGATACAGGTGCCAGAAGGAAGCCGTGCGCTGATCCCACACCTGCACCGGTCGGCACGATGACAGTCGTTATGCCAAGCTTCTGGGCGATGCGCGCCGCATGCATGGGAGCGGCCCCGCCAAAAGCGATCATGGTTCGGCCTTCCAGCTCAGCACCGTTGTCCGTGGCGTGCACGCGGGCCGCATTGGCCATGTTTTCGTCGACAACCTCAGCCATCGCGATCGCCGAAGTGCGCGGGTCCATGCCGGCCTTGTCGCCGATATGGTCCATCATTGCCTTCCGGGCTGCCTCTATATCGAGTGCAATCATGCCGCCGGCGAAGGTCTCGGGATCGATCTTACCCATGATGAGGTCGGCATCGGTGACCGCCGGTCGCGTTCCGCCTCGTCCGTAAGAAGCAGGTCCGGGCTCCGATCCCGCACTATGAGGACCGACCTCGACCCTTCCAAGTGCATCGACGTAGCCGAGCGAACCGCCGCCGGCACCTATTTCGACGAGATCGATAACCGGCACGCGAAGCGGCATGCCACTACCACGCAGGAAGCGGTACGCGCGCGCCACTTCCAGATGGCGACTTTGTTGCGGCATGCCGTTGTCGATCAGCACGAGCTTGGCGGTTGTCCCGCCCATATCGAAGGCGATCGCTTCGGGGATATCGAGCTTGCGGGCAATATGCGCCGCCAGGACTGCACCGCCCGCCGGGCCAGACTCGACAAGCTTGATCGGCTGCTGGCAGGCGACATCGAGGCTGGTCAAGCCACCGCTCGACATCATCAGCATGAGCTGACCGGGAATCCCGATTTCCTTGAGACCAATCGCAAGCCGTCGCAGATAGCTTTCCATGATGGGCTGCACATAAGCGTTGGCGCAGGCCGTGGAGCCGCGCTCGAATTCGCGGATCTCGGGGCAGATCTCATGCGAGAGCGTGATGCGCATATCAGGCAGCGCCGCCTTCAGCAAAGCTCCGACCCGCGCCTC contains the following coding sequences:
- a CDS encoding hydantoinase B/oxoprolinase family protein, which translates into the protein MIDATKNIQLQVIWSRLISAVEEQARSLIRAGFSTSTREAGDVSAGVFNVGGEMLAQAVTGTPGHINSMARSVKHFLAEYPIEVMQEGDTYITNDPWKATGHLSDLSVVTPIFRDGRAVALFACTTHVVDIGGNGPSPESRDVYGEGLFIPIMKIVDQGQMNEHLLKIVRANVKEPVQVEGDIFALVSCNDIGGRRLQKIMDEYRLDDLEEVGTQILQRSKQAMMDAIAKLPKGKWRNQMRLDGYEAPIDLHASVTVDETGVHIDMDGTSAVSRYGINCPMCYTEAYAAFGVKCIVAPGLPNNAATLGCITVTAPEDCIANALFPRPVIARSTIGMFLPDLIFGCFEQAMQHVVPAESTGTLWNIRLGAPPSGAEPGFMVTTFHSGGAGARPKIDGLSATPFPSGIRNVPVEVTEAITSLVIWRKEFREDSGGAGERRGGLGQIMEIGNRADVPLTLYARYERVENPPMGRQSGGPGATGRLSLGSGGAVKAKGVQTIPSGDTVIIEMPGGGGYGNPRARDPAVVAKDVMLGYVSVSAALDLYRVVVDETGMIDHDATAALRAA
- a CDS encoding hydantoinase/oxoprolinase family protein, producing MTSTSQARLAVDIGGTFTDIVLETAPGVHISGKYLTTHAAPEIAVIEGTRDLVAKSGIEAKRIRTVVHGTTLATNALIERKGAKIALISTKGFRDSLEMAYEHRFEVSDLYMVRPEPLVPRHLRLEVDERLAADGSVLRSLDEKSVLDLVPFLREESIEAVAICLLHSYVDGAHEARVGALLKAALPDMRITLSHEICPEIREFERGSTACANAYVQPIMESYLRRLAIGLKEIGIPGQLMLMMSSGGLTSLDVACQQPIKLVESGPAGGAVLAAHIARKLDIPEAIAFDMGGTTAKLVLIDNGMPQQSRHLEVARAYRFLRGSGMPLRVPVIDLVEIGAGGGSLGYVDALGRVEVGPHSAGSEPGPASYGRGGTRPAVTDADLIMGKIDPETFAGGMIALDIEAARKAMMDHIGDKAGMDPRTSAIAMAEVVDENMANAARVHATDNGAELEGRTMIAFGGAAPMHAARIAQKLGITTVIVPTGAGVGSAHGFLLAPVSYEAVRTRLVPLKNFDAVLVGGLLDEMRREAAGFVRLGTDAGEKLDERLSVYMRYRGQGHEVQVYLPGDVFESETVAIVRELFEAEYRKHFGRVIPKMEIECLTWTLTLAVESAPSIEVPPISEIASRAPCPKRQQTLVDLASMQDLEAGIYLRGDLPIGVSVSGPVIIAEAETNTMVPHGFVASIDAYGNIVMKTGSATE